One window from the genome of Haladaptatus paucihalophilus DX253 encodes:
- a CDS encoding RIO1 family regulatory kinase/ATPase domain-containing protein, producing MGIRRLVRGTIEWPRIEAVIREIAERYDREEVRVEFIDADNWLSTPCVVDDEWFVKITTGQNSLVHALFTSARNLGAFTSGTEGFFEHFAGPEEMAEHELEATRKMREIGLNVPAPIESFEYDDLGVLVMEYLPDFETFEQMPETEVRAYAPNLFAALSRMHENNLAHGDLRGENVLVANGEIYFIDATSVNGERIDEARSYDLACALASLTPLIGARDAVVPAREHYTAEELLAAREFLDFVNIRPDHDFDAASAKGEIEKLAETEDREEREAS from the coding sequence ATGGGTATTCGGCGACTGGTTCGTGGCACGATAGAGTGGCCGCGCATCGAGGCGGTCATTCGGGAGATTGCGGAGCGGTACGACCGCGAGGAAGTTCGCGTCGAGTTCATCGACGCGGATAACTGGCTCTCGACGCCGTGCGTCGTGGACGACGAGTGGTTCGTCAAGATAACCACGGGGCAGAACTCGCTCGTGCACGCGCTGTTCACCAGCGCCCGAAACCTCGGCGCGTTCACCAGCGGCACCGAGGGGTTCTTCGAGCACTTCGCCGGGCCGGAGGAGATGGCCGAACACGAATTGGAAGCCACGCGGAAGATGCGCGAAATCGGGCTGAACGTCCCGGCACCGATAGAGTCGTTCGAATACGACGACCTCGGCGTGTTAGTGATGGAGTACCTGCCGGACTTCGAGACGTTCGAGCAGATGCCCGAGACGGAAGTTCGCGCGTACGCTCCGAACCTGTTCGCGGCGCTGTCGCGCATGCACGAAAACAACCTCGCACACGGCGACCTGCGCGGCGAAAACGTCCTCGTTGCGAACGGAGAGATATATTTCATCGATGCGACCAGCGTGAACGGGGAGCGAATCGACGAGGCGAGGTCGTACGACCTCGCCTGTGCGCTCGCCTCGCTCACGCCGCTCATCGGTGCTCGTGACGCCGTGGTACCCGCCCGGGAGCATTACACGGCCGAAGAACTCCTCGCTGCCCGCGAGTTCCTCGACTTCGTGAACATCCGCCCCGACCACGATTTCGACGCCGCCAGCGCGAAGGGGGAGATCGAAAAGCTCGCCGAGACGGAAGACAGGGAAGAACGGGAAGCCAGCTAA
- a CDS encoding cupin domain-containing protein — protein MTDERPRIINESNLDWEEKSHGQDFHARRKRLGAMAGGEQLGCSLYELPPGKKSWPYHYHTGNEEAIFVLDGNGTLRTEDEETSLEAGDYVAFPVGEEYARRVVNDSDDELRYLCFSTMREPDVSVYPDSGKFGVFAGSAPGDHEGRTLAGYFPLDAEVGYWEGEDE, from the coding sequence ATGACCGACGAGCGACCGCGAATTATCAACGAGTCGAATCTCGATTGGGAGGAAAAATCACACGGCCAGGATTTTCACGCGCGCCGAAAACGACTCGGAGCGATGGCTGGCGGCGAACAGTTGGGGTGTAGCCTCTACGAACTTCCGCCGGGCAAAAAATCGTGGCCGTATCACTACCACACCGGCAACGAGGAGGCGATTTTCGTCCTCGACGGGAACGGAACGCTCCGAACAGAAGACGAGGAGACAAGCCTCGAAGCGGGAGATTACGTCGCGTTTCCAGTCGGCGAGGAGTACGCCCGTCGGGTCGTCAACGATTCCGACGACGAACTTCGCTACCTCTGTTTCTCGACCATGCGCGAACCCGACGTTTCGGTGTATCCCGACTCGGGGAAGTTCGGCGTGTTCGCGGGGTCGGCACCGGGGGACCACGAGGGTCGAACGTTGGCCGGGTACTTCCCGCTCGATGCCGAAGTCGGGTACTGGGAAGGGGAAGACGAGTAG
- a CDS encoding cob(I)yrinic acid a,c-diamide adenosyltransferase: MKIYTGRGDAGQTDLQDMSRVSKADPRIEAYGTVDELNALVGRCRPTGHDDVDDHLREIQNHLHIVQADFANPDPDEDDPQVKDEHADLLESWMDAYDEELDPLTSFILPGGGESGANLHHARAVCRRAERRAVALASEQDINDAAVTYLNRLSDALFIFARVVNKRDGEREESPSY; the protein is encoded by the coding sequence ATGAAGATATACACCGGACGCGGCGATGCGGGCCAGACGGACCTGCAAGACATGTCCCGCGTCTCGAAAGCCGACCCGCGAATCGAAGCCTACGGCACGGTGGACGAACTGAACGCCCTCGTCGGTCGCTGCCGACCGACAGGCCACGACGACGTGGACGACCACCTCCGCGAAATCCAGAACCACCTCCACATCGTGCAGGCCGACTTCGCCAACCCGGACCCCGACGAGGACGACCCACAGGTGAAAGACGAGCACGCCGACCTCCTCGAATCGTGGATGGACGCCTACGACGAAGAGCTGGACCCGCTCACCTCGTTCATCCTCCCCGGCGGGGGCGAATCCGGGGCGAACCTCCACCACGCCCGCGCCGTCTGCCGCCGTGCCGAGCGCCGGGCCGTCGCGCTGGCGAGCGAACAGGACATCAACGACGCCGCCGTCACCTACCTGAATCGGCTTTCGGACGCGCTGTTCATCTTCGCCCGCGTCGTGAACAAACGCGACGGGGAGCGCGAAGAGAGCCCGTCGTACTGA
- a CDS encoding acyl-CoA dehydrogenase family protein, whose product MDFNLPGEHKMVRDTVREFCDEEIEPIAQEIETEHRFPAEIFDELAALDMMGVPVSEEYGGLGGDQLMYALVAEELGRVSGSIGLSYAAHISLASKPIEMFGTEEQKERWLTPLAEGEYLGSWALTEPGSGSDASDMDTTAEKDGDEWVINGTKQFITNASVAGSVLVKAVTDSDAGYGGISTFIVDPEEDDGFEVTTVWDKMGLNASPTCEIQFTDCRVPEDRLLGEEGDGWEQTKKTLDGGRISIAALSTGIAQGAYEAAHEYSQEREQFGKPISKFDAIRNKIVDMDRKIERSRLLTHKAACKYDEGYSVSHESALAKLDASESARKVSEDAVQVLGGYGYTEDFAPQRFLRDAKLMEIGEGTSEIQHLVIGRELGL is encoded by the coding sequence ATGGATTTCAACCTTCCCGGCGAACACAAGATGGTGCGGGACACCGTTCGGGAGTTCTGTGACGAGGAAATCGAACCGATTGCACAGGAGATAGAGACCGAACACCGATTCCCCGCGGAGATTTTCGACGAACTCGCCGCTCTCGACATGATGGGCGTTCCCGTCAGCGAGGAGTACGGCGGACTGGGCGGCGACCAGTTGATGTACGCCCTCGTCGCAGAGGAACTGGGTCGCGTGTCCGGGTCCATCGGCCTCTCGTATGCTGCGCACATCTCGCTGGCGTCGAAACCAATCGAGATGTTCGGCACCGAAGAACAGAAAGAGAGGTGGCTGACGCCGCTCGCGGAGGGCGAATACCTCGGCTCGTGGGCGCTCACCGAACCCGGCTCCGGCTCCGACGCCAGCGACATGGACACCACCGCGGAGAAGGACGGCGACGAGTGGGTCATCAACGGCACGAAGCAGTTCATCACGAACGCCAGCGTCGCGGGAAGCGTCCTCGTGAAGGCCGTCACGGACTCCGACGCGGGCTACGGCGGCATCTCGACGTTCATCGTGGACCCCGAAGAGGACGACGGCTTCGAGGTCACGACCGTCTGGGACAAGATGGGACTGAACGCCTCGCCCACCTGTGAAATCCAGTTCACCGACTGCCGCGTTCCCGAGGACCGACTGCTCGGCGAGGAGGGCGACGGCTGGGAACAGACGAAGAAGACCCTCGACGGCGGCAGAATTAGCATCGCCGCGCTCTCAACCGGCATCGCGCAGGGTGCCTACGAGGCGGCCCACGAGTACAGTCAGGAGCGCGAGCAGTTCGGGAAGCCCATCTCGAAGTTCGACGCCATCCGCAACAAAATCGTGGACATGGACCGCAAAATCGAGCGCTCGCGCCTGCTGACCCACAAAGCGGCGTGCAAGTACGACGAAGGCTACTCCGTCTCCCACGAGAGCGCGCTGGCGAAACTCGACGCCAGCGAGTCCGCGCGGAAGGTCTCGGAAGACGCCGTACAGGTTCTCGGCGGCTACGGCTACACCGAGGATTTCGCCCCGCAGCGGTTCCTCCGCGACGCGAAACTGATGGAAATCGGCGAGGGTACCAGCGAGATTCAGCACCTCGTTATCGGGCGCGAGCTGGGACTGTAA
- a CDS encoding aldehyde dehydrogenase family protein has translation MSQQASEQVYSHYIGGEWHDGAGEETFESVNPATKESLGEFQRGTPEDVQTALDAAEEAKEEWRDLSYVNRAEYLWDIYHELRERTDELGEVITKECGKEISEGKADVVEAAHMVEWAAGNARHPHGDLVPSEIPSKDAYMRRKPRGIIGCITPWNFPVAIPFWHMALALVEGNTVVWKPAEQTPWCGQIIAEMFEDAGIPDGVFNMVQGFGDAGNAIVEDERVDTVLFTGSSEVGHKIAGKVGGEPGKLAACEMGGKNGIVVTENADLDVAVHSAIMSSFKTTGQRCVSSERLIVHEDVYDEFKERYVATAKEVSVGDPLDENTFMGPMVNEEQVEKFGKYNQLAKDEGANVLVDREELDDDEIPDDHEKGFWVGPFVYEIDYSPDLRCIHEEVFGPHVALMSYSGDIEEAVEIHNDTPYGLAGAIISEDYRQVNYFRDNAEIGLAYGNLPCIGAEVQLPFGGVKKSGNGYPSAREAIEAVTERTAWTLNNSKDIEMAQGLSADIKTEDE, from the coding sequence ATGAGTCAACAAGCCAGCGAGCAGGTTTACAGCCACTACATCGGCGGCGAGTGGCACGACGGCGCGGGCGAAGAGACGTTCGAGAGCGTCAACCCGGCGACGAAGGAGTCGCTCGGCGAGTTCCAGCGCGGGACACCCGAGGACGTCCAGACCGCCCTCGACGCCGCGGAGGAGGCGAAAGAGGAGTGGCGCGACCTTTCGTACGTTAACCGCGCGGAGTACCTCTGGGACATCTACCACGAACTCCGAGAGCGAACGGACGAACTCGGCGAAGTCATCACGAAGGAATGTGGGAAGGAGATTTCCGAAGGGAAGGCCGACGTCGTTGAAGCCGCGCACATGGTCGAGTGGGCCGCGGGCAACGCCCGTCACCCGCACGGCGACCTCGTACCGAGCGAGATTCCGAGCAAGGACGCCTACATGCGCCGCAAGCCGCGCGGCATCATCGGTTGCATCACCCCGTGGAACTTCCCGGTCGCCATTCCGTTCTGGCACATGGCCCTCGCGTTGGTCGAAGGGAACACCGTCGTCTGGAAACCGGCCGAGCAGACGCCGTGGTGTGGGCAGATAATCGCCGAGATGTTCGAGGACGCGGGCATCCCGGACGGCGTGTTCAACATGGTCCAAGGCTTCGGCGACGCCGGAAACGCCATCGTCGAGGACGAGCGTGTGGACACCGTGCTGTTCACCGGTTCCTCGGAAGTCGGTCACAAAATCGCGGGCAAAGTCGGCGGCGAACCCGGAAAACTCGCGGCCTGTGAGATGGGTGGCAAGAACGGCATCGTCGTCACCGAGAACGCGGACCTCGACGTCGCCGTTCACAGCGCCATCATGTCCTCGTTCAAGACGACGGGCCAGCGTTGTGTCTCCTCCGAGCGCCTCATCGTCCACGAGGACGTCTACGACGAGTTCAAGGAGCGCTACGTCGCAACCGCGAAGGAAGTCTCCGTCGGCGACCCGCTCGACGAGAACACCTTCATGGGACCGATGGTCAACGAGGAGCAGGTCGAGAAGTTCGGCAAGTACAACCAACTCGCCAAGGACGAGGGCGCGAACGTGCTCGTCGACCGCGAGGAACTCGACGACGACGAAATCCCGGACGACCACGAGAAGGGATTCTGGGTCGGTCCGTTCGTTTACGAAATCGACTACAGTCCCGACCTGCGCTGCATCCACGAGGAAGTGTTCGGCCCGCACGTCGCCCTGATGAGTTACTCGGGTGACATCGAAGAGGCAGTCGAAATCCACAACGACACGCCCTACGGACTGGCCGGAGCCATCATCAGCGAGGACTACCGACAGGTCAACTACTTCCGCGACAACGCGGAGATCGGCCTCGCCTACGGCAACCTCCCGTGCATCGGCGCGGAGGTCCAGTTGCCGTTCGGCGGCGTGAAGAAGTCCGGCAACGGCTACCCGAGCGCCCGCGAAGCCATCGAGGCGGTCACCGAGCGAACGGCGTGGACGCTCAACAACTCGAAGGACATCGAGATGGCACAGGGCCTCTCGGCGGACATTAAGACCGAGGACGAGTAA
- a CDS encoding class I SAM-dependent methyltransferase encodes MDQALYRNPRAYDILYQHKDYEAEVEFVLDRFREHGNDGGSALAVGCGTGNHSRLLQRSGFDVLGIDPNAAMLDRAREKSSATFRVGALPDIELDRTFDLVWVPYTVVDYLELDTLPSALATLTELVAADGHGRPDRVRRVSWLPLTRIVSAVLA; translated from the coding sequence ATGGACCAAGCACTCTACCGAAACCCGCGCGCTTACGATATTCTCTACCAACACAAGGACTACGAGGCTGAAGTCGAGTTCGTCCTCGACCGCTTCCGGGAGCACGGAAACGACGGCGGTTCGGCACTCGCCGTCGGCTGTGGCACCGGCAATCACAGCCGACTGCTCCAGCGGTCCGGCTTCGACGTGCTTGGTATCGACCCGAACGCGGCGATGCTCGACCGTGCACGCGAGAAATCGTCGGCGACCTTTCGCGTGGGTGCGCTCCCCGACATCGAACTCGACCGGACGTTCGATTTGGTGTGGGTTCCGTACACTGTCGTCGACTATCTGGAACTCGATACCCTCCCGTCCGCGCTAGCGACGTTGACTGAACTCGTCGCCGCCGACGGCCATGGACGACCCGACCGTGTTCGTCGCGTATCGTGGCTCCCACTGACGCGAATCGTATCGGCGGTGTTGGCGTGA
- a CDS encoding glutaredoxin family protein: MSSITLYSLDGCPFCEKVHDALDDADIAYETEWVEPLHSDRNEVKRVSGQRAVPVLVNENSGVMMAESDKIVQYVEQSLA, translated from the coding sequence ATGAGTTCGATAACCCTGTACTCGCTCGACGGCTGTCCGTTCTGTGAGAAGGTGCACGACGCGCTCGACGACGCCGACATCGCGTACGAAACCGAGTGGGTCGAGCCGCTCCATTCGGATCGAAACGAGGTCAAACGCGTCAGCGGTCAGCGCGCCGTTCCCGTCCTCGTGAACGAGAATTCGGGCGTTATGATGGCCGAAAGCGACAAAATCGTCCAGTACGTGGAGCAGTCGCTCGCATGA
- a CDS encoding Cdc6/Cdc18 family protein, with protein MSESVDYFGDDTAIFNDKELLQVSHLPDGDRIIGREDELRRLGTALRPALNGNTPNNIFLYGKTGTGKSLCTKFISRQMMQRAGRNDVNAGFAYIDCLQDSTETQVVQSIAAQLNDEERSGTTIPEQGISTSMYYNRLWTVLESMYDVAIIILDEVDKLEGIGDKSGDTAGDNLLMNLSRANEAGKIDDCNLGVIGISNKIRYKDELNERVKSSLCERDYVFPPYDATQLREILESRRDAFVDGVLETDVIPKVAALAAREHGDARKAIDVLRFAGEVAEEERESVVRDEHVDVAQDREGANRISELISKQPPHARYVLLALASQVQQSNEEDPEIPNKVVQHSYRQICEQMDSEPLKERRVRDLLTELEFLDLIKQDQRGRGRGKGKHTVNSLYDEPKLVIQACQNDF; from the coding sequence ATGTCCGAGTCAGTGGACTATTTCGGAGACGATACGGCAATCTTCAACGACAAGGAGCTTCTGCAAGTCTCACACCTCCCCGACGGCGACCGAATCATCGGCCGTGAAGACGAACTGCGACGGCTCGGTACCGCGCTCCGTCCCGCGCTGAACGGGAACACCCCCAACAACATCTTTCTCTACGGGAAGACCGGCACCGGAAAATCCCTCTGCACGAAATTCATCAGCCGCCAGATGATGCAACGCGCCGGTCGAAACGACGTCAACGCGGGTTTCGCCTACATCGACTGCCTGCAGGATTCGACCGAGACGCAGGTCGTCCAATCCATCGCCGCGCAACTCAACGACGAGGAACGGAGCGGGACGACCATTCCCGAGCAGGGAATCAGTACCTCGATGTACTACAACCGACTGTGGACCGTCCTCGAAAGCATGTACGACGTCGCCATCATCATCCTCGACGAGGTGGACAAACTCGAAGGAATCGGCGACAAGAGCGGCGACACCGCCGGGGATAACCTCCTGATGAATCTCTCGCGCGCGAACGAGGCCGGGAAGATAGACGACTGTAACCTCGGCGTCATCGGCATCTCGAACAAGATACGGTACAAGGACGAACTGAACGAGCGCGTGAAAAGCAGCCTCTGTGAACGCGATTACGTCTTTCCGCCGTACGACGCCACGCAACTCCGAGAAATCCTCGAATCGCGGCGCGACGCCTTCGTCGATGGCGTCCTCGAAACTGACGTAATTCCGAAGGTCGCCGCGCTGGCGGCACGAGAACACGGCGACGCCCGCAAAGCGATAGACGTACTCCGGTTCGCTGGCGAAGTCGCGGAAGAGGAACGCGAATCGGTGGTCCGGGACGAACACGTCGACGTCGCACAGGACCGCGAAGGAGCGAACCGCATCTCGGAGCTCATCTCCAAGCAGCCACCGCACGCGCGCTACGTGCTGCTCGCGCTCGCCTCGCAGGTCCAACAGTCGAACGAGGAGGACCCCGAGATTCCGAACAAAGTCGTCCAGCACTCCTACCGCCAAATCTGTGAACAGATGGACTCCGAACCCCTGAAGGAACGACGCGTCAGGGATTTGCTCACCGAGTTGGAGTTCCTCGACCTCATCAAACAGGACCAGCGAGGACGCGGGAGGGGAAAGGGCAAACACACGGTAAACAGCCTGTACGACGAGCCAAAACTGGTCATTCAGGCGTGTCAGAACGATTTTTGA
- a CDS encoding DHH family phosphoesterase gives MTRAQELVEYLAGVDSLAVVCHDNPDPDCIASALALSIIAESSGVDTVELFYGGAISHQQNRAFVNLLHVELDHLDTFDPEEFDRVAFVDHSTPAGHTELDSVKPDIVIDHHSTENPTAEFVDVRKDYGATATILIEYLRDLDIGVNVQLGSALLFALHRERIDFIRNPTPHEYEAALYVCRDADLDLLEELYGAAFSPATVDAIGEAIRNRVQRGATLATSAGRTSERDALAQAADYLLNVEGVDTVLVFGVVNGSVEMSARSIDPRVHAGNVLQQAFGDVGSAGGHADMAGAQIPLGLFADSDADDEKLVQFASRRVLHRFFDALHLERGED, from the coding sequence ATGACCCGCGCCCAGGAGTTAGTCGAGTATCTCGCGGGGGTCGACTCGCTCGCGGTCGTCTGCCACGACAACCCCGACCCGGACTGCATCGCCAGTGCGCTCGCGCTCTCGATCATCGCCGAGTCGAGCGGTGTCGACACCGTAGAACTCTTCTACGGGGGTGCGATTTCCCACCAGCAGAACCGGGCGTTCGTCAACCTGCTTCACGTCGAGTTGGACCACCTCGATACGTTCGACCCCGAGGAGTTCGACCGCGTTGCCTTCGTCGACCACTCGACACCGGCGGGACATACGGAACTCGACTCAGTGAAACCCGATATCGTCATCGACCACCACTCCACGGAGAACCCGACAGCCGAGTTCGTCGACGTGCGCAAGGATTACGGCGCGACCGCGACCATCCTCATCGAGTATTTGCGCGACCTCGACATCGGAGTCAATGTTCAACTCGGGTCGGCGCTGTTGTTCGCCCTCCATCGGGAACGGATCGACTTCATCCGTAATCCGACGCCCCACGAGTACGAGGCCGCACTCTACGTCTGTCGGGATGCGGACCTCGACCTGCTCGAAGAGCTGTACGGTGCGGCGTTTTCCCCGGCGACGGTCGACGCGATCGGCGAGGCGATTCGCAATCGCGTCCAACGAGGGGCGACGCTCGCCACTTCGGCCGGGCGAACGAGCGAGCGCGACGCGCTCGCTCAAGCCGCGGACTACCTCCTCAACGTCGAAGGGGTAGATACGGTGCTCGTGTTCGGCGTCGTCAACGGGTCCGTGGAGATGAGTGCGCGGTCCATCGACCCCCGGGTTCACGCGGGCAACGTCCTCCAGCAGGCGTTCGGCGACGTCGGAAGCGCGGGTGGCCACGCTGACATGGCCGGGGCACAGATTCCGCTCGGCCTGTTCGCCGATTCGGATGCCGACGACGAGAAGCTCGTCCAGTTCGCGTCCCGGCGCGTGTTACACCGGTTTTTCGACGCCCTGCATCTCGAACGCGGGGAGGACTAG
- a CDS encoding pyridoxamine 5'-phosphate oxidase family protein: MVGNDVEEFDSHRSRPRTEQGYGIPDEEAGMLSWTFVREQMANDEYYWICTNRPDGHPHARPVWGVWVDNTVHCGGGERTRWVRNLQLDSRIVVHRESGEAVVIIEGTAERVTDTDLEDRLDSAYQGKYGIHHGAPFFTVQPETVYAWSDYPNDATKWQFG; the protein is encoded by the coding sequence ATGGTGGGGAACGACGTCGAGGAGTTCGACTCCCATCGGAGTCGGCCACGGACCGAACAGGGCTATGGCATTCCCGACGAGGAGGCGGGGATGCTCTCGTGGACGTTCGTGCGCGAGCAGATGGCGAACGACGAGTACTACTGGATTTGCACGAATCGACCGGACGGCCACCCTCACGCCCGCCCCGTGTGGGGCGTCTGGGTCGATAACACCGTTCATTGCGGCGGCGGAGAACGGACGCGCTGGGTTCGAAATCTCCAGTTGGATTCCAGAATCGTCGTCCATCGGGAGAGTGGTGAAGCGGTCGTCATCATCGAAGGCACCGCGGAGCGCGTCACCGATACGGACCTCGAAGACAGACTCGATTCGGCCTATCAAGGAAAATACGGGATTCACCACGGAGCGCCGTTCTTCACGGTGCAACCGGAGACCGTCTACGCGTGGAGCGACTACCCGAACGACGCCACGAAGTGGCAGTTCGGATAG
- a CDS encoding DUF7838 family putative zinc beta-ribbon protein, with the protein MSLEMQHDCPECGSEQTFWRSASTNLHLGEKTKWRCSECDFGLVRIDGDIDSASA; encoded by the coding sequence ATGAGCCTCGAAATGCAGCACGACTGCCCGGAGTGCGGAAGCGAACAGACGTTCTGGCGGAGCGCGAGCACGAACCTCCACCTCGGCGAGAAGACGAAGTGGCGCTGCTCGGAATGTGATTTCGGACTCGTCCGCATCGACGGCGACATCGACTCCGCGTCGGCATAA
- a CDS encoding tRNA uridine(34) 5-carboxymethylaminomethyl modification radical SAM/GNAT enzyme Elp3, whose translation MSTETPDATETEAFEQVCEELIDRILAGDVERDDVESAKLDACSEYSSPKVPKNSEILDHAPDERREELEAVLRRKPVRTASGVSPIAIMTSPEQCPHGKCLYCPGGPSSEFSSSQSYTGHEPAAARGVQNDYDPYGQVTLRLEQLRQIGHPVDKVELILMGGTMTARSHDYQEWFVKRALEAMNDYDVDKEPEPAEGESFAQNPDEYEFKYLEDVIAENETGDIRNIGTTFETKPDWCDPEQINRMLELGGTKVEVGVQTTFERINREMHRGHGAQASIEANQRLRDSAFKVGFHMMPGQPGMSKEMCVEDFRRIFEDEKWKPDYLKIYPTLVVRGTATYDWWYKGEYEPLRNEEAAELVAEIKSMIPKYVRLQRVQRDIPADFIDGGVWKSNLRQLARQRMEEHGWTCDCIRCREVGMNDEEPENVELDVMTYEAAGGTEHFISFEDFDKNLLLGFCRLRFPGDPVRRELDNAAVVRELHVYGSEVGVGAASEETQHQHRGYGRKLMAKAEEIAADAGYDKVSVISGIGAREYYRNKLGYHQDGPYVSKQV comes from the coding sequence ATGAGTACCGAGACGCCGGACGCCACGGAGACGGAGGCGTTCGAGCAGGTTTGCGAGGAGCTGATAGACCGCATCCTCGCGGGCGACGTGGAGCGCGACGACGTGGAGAGCGCCAAACTCGACGCCTGTTCGGAGTACTCGTCGCCGAAAGTGCCGAAGAACTCCGAGATTCTCGATCACGCGCCGGACGAGCGCCGCGAGGAACTGGAAGCCGTGTTGCGGCGCAAACCCGTCAGAACCGCGTCGGGCGTCTCACCCATCGCCATCATGACCAGCCCCGAGCAGTGCCCGCACGGGAAATGTCTCTACTGTCCCGGCGGTCCGTCCTCGGAGTTCTCCTCCTCCCAGAGCTACACCGGTCACGAACCCGCGGCGGCGCGAGGCGTGCAAAACGATTACGATCCGTACGGGCAGGTCACGCTCCGCTTGGAACAACTGCGACAGATCGGTCACCCCGTCGATAAGGTCGAACTCATCCTGATGGGCGGGACGATGACCGCCCGGAGCCACGACTATCAGGAGTGGTTCGTCAAGCGCGCGCTGGAGGCGATGAACGACTACGACGTAGACAAGGAACCCGAACCGGCGGAGGGGGAAAGCTTCGCCCAGAATCCCGACGAGTACGAGTTCAAATATCTGGAGGACGTCATCGCGGAGAACGAGACGGGCGACATCCGCAACATCGGGACGACGTTCGAGACGAAGCCGGACTGGTGTGACCCCGAGCAGATAAACCGGATGCTCGAGTTGGGCGGGACGAAGGTCGAAGTCGGCGTCCAGACCACCTTCGAGCGCATCAACCGCGAGATGCACCGCGGCCACGGCGCACAAGCGTCCATCGAAGCCAATCAGCGCCTCCGAGACTCGGCGTTCAAGGTCGGCTTCCACATGATGCCCGGCCAACCCGGCATGTCGAAGGAGATGTGCGTCGAGGACTTCCGTCGAATCTTCGAGGACGAGAAGTGGAAGCCGGACTACCTCAAAATCTATCCCACGCTGGTCGTCCGCGGCACCGCGACCTACGACTGGTGGTACAAGGGCGAGTACGAACCGCTCCGCAACGAGGAGGCCGCGGAACTCGTCGCGGAAATCAAGTCGATGATTCCGAAGTACGTCCGCCTCCAGCGCGTCCAACGCGACATCCCGGCGGACTTCATCGACGGCGGCGTGTGGAAGTCCAACCTCCGACAACTCGCCCGCCAGCGGATGGAAGAACACGGCTGGACGTGCGACTGCATCCGCTGCCGCGAGGTCGGCATGAACGACGAAGAACCCGAGAACGTCGAACTCGACGTGATGACCTACGAGGCCGCGGGCGGCACGGAGCACTTCATCAGCTTCGAAGATTTTGACAAGAATCTCCTGCTCGGCTTCTGTCGCCTTCGCTTCCCCGGCGACCCGGTACGCCGCGAACTCGACAACGCCGCCGTCGTCCGCGAACTTCACGTCTACGGCAGCGAGGTCGGCGTCGGCGCGGCGAGCGAGGAAACCCAGCACCAACACCGCGGCTACGGGCGGAAGCTGATGGCAAAGGCCGAGGAAATCGCCGCCGACGCGGGCTACGACAAGGTGAGCGTCATCTCCGGCATCGGCGCGCGGGAGTACTACCGGAACAAGTTGGGCTACCACCAGGACGGCCCGTACGTCAGCAAGCAGGTGTAG